The genomic region CACCAAAACATGTCGAACGAATTGGCTATCTCCCCGAAGAAAGAGGCCTATATAAGAAGATGCAGATTGGCGATCAAATGATCTATCTAGCTCAATTAAAAGGTTTATCAAAAAATGAAGCCAAGCAACGCCTTAAATACTGGTTTGAGAAGTTACAGATTGAATCCTGGTGGGATAAAAAGGTCGAAGACCTCAGTAAAGGAATGCAGCAGAAAGTACAGTTTGTAGCTACGGTACTCCACGAACCAGACTTGATCATCTTAGATGAGCCATTCTCTGGATTCGACCCGGTTAATGCCCAGATTATTCAAGACGAAATATTGGAGTTAAATAAAAAGGGGGCTACAATCATATATTCGACTCACCGCATGGAATCGGTCGAAGCTTTATGTGATAATATTGCCCTTATCCATAAATCGAGAAAGATATTGGATGGATCGGTTCGAGAAATCAAGAACGAATATAGAAATCAAACCTACACTATTTCCTACGCATCAAATGGCACGGACCCTATACATCAGGATGAGCTTTATCAGCTGATTAAACATGAACAGCATGAGGAAGAGCAAAAACTTACCATTCGGATTTCCGATAACCGCAGT from Sphingobacterium sp. BN32 harbors:
- a CDS encoding ABC transporter ATP-binding protein; amino-acid sequence: MLDIRNIVKQYANHRALDDVSMFIPKGKIFGLLGPNGAGKTSLIRIINQITAPDAGEIYFDGELLSPKHVERIGYLPEERGLYKKMQIGDQMIYLAQLKGLSKNEAKQRLKYWFEKLQIESWWDKKVEDLSKGMQQKVQFVATVLHEPDLIILDEPFSGFDPVNAQIIQDEILELNKKGATIIYSTHRMESVEALCDNIALIHKSRKILDGSVREIKNEYRNQTYTISYASNGTDPIHQDELYQLIKHEQHEEEQKLTIRISDNRSLNDVLTFLIPKVEIHQIFEIIPSMNDIFITRVTQHN